The sequence CAGTGACGGGAAGGGTAGGGGCGGCGGGGGCGAGGAATAAGCGGAGCCGACCTCCTGTTAGGGATTCGCGGAGAACGCGAGCAGCAAACAGGAGGCAACCCGTGGCGGCACCGGACCAGACGTCCACCGAGACCGGCGACACCGGCGACATCCGAGGCGAGGCACAGGGCACCGCCCCCGTCCCCCTCTCCGTCCTGGACCTGGTCACAGTAGGCGCAGGCCACACCGCGACCGAGGCCCTGCGCACCGGCGTGGAGCTGTCCCGCCTCGCGGAGTCCCGGGGCTTCCACCGCTACTGGGTGGCCGAGCACCACTCCATGCCGGGCGTGGCCTCCTCCTCACCGGCAGTGATCCTCGCCCACCTGGCCGCCCACACGACCCGCATCCGCCTGGGATCCGGCGGCGTGATGCTGCCGAACCACGCCCCGCTGGTCATCGCGGAGCAGTTCGGCACGCTCGAAGCCCTGGCCCCGGGCCGCGTGGACCTCGGCCTCGGCCGGGCCCCGGGCACGGACGGCGCCACGGCCGCGGCCCTGCGCCGCTCGGACCGGCTGAACGAGGGCGCCGACGACTTCCCCCAGCAGCTCGCGGAACTGACCCGCTTCCTGGACGACGACTTCCCGGACGGCCACCCGTACGCCCGTATCCACGCGGTCCCGGGCCCGGTGCAGGCGACCTCGCCCGGCGGCGTCCAGTCCCCGCACCGGCCGCCGGTCTGGCTGCTGGGCTCGTCCGGCTTCAGTGCCCGCCTCGCCGGCACCCTCGGCCTGCCCTTCGCCTTCGCGCACCACTTCTCGGCGCAGAACACCGTCCCGGCGCTGGACCTCTACCGGGAGTCCTTCCGGCCGTCGGACGTGCTCGACGAGCCGTACGCACTCATCGGTGTCTCCGCCCTCGCGACGGACGACGAGAAGGAGGCGCGCCGGCAGATCATGGCCGCCGCGCTGAACATGGTCCGCCTGCGCACCGGCCGCCCCGGCCTGGTCCCCACCCCGGAGGAGGCGGAGGCGTACGCGTTCAGCCCGATGGAGCGGGAGTTCGTCGACTCCTGGAACGCGAACGTCGTCCACGGCACCGCCGACGAGGTCCGCTCCGGTCTCGACGATCTGCAGAAGCGCACCGGCGCCGACGAGCTGATGCTCACCGCCAACGCCCACAGCAGTGCCGTACGCCTGCGCTCGTACGAACTGATCGCGGACGCATACGGGCTGCCCCGGGCGTCTCAGGCCTGAGACGCCCGGGGCAGGGCCGCCGTGGTCAGAAGTGCGGAGATGCGGTCCGGCGCCACCGGCCGGGAGTACAGCCAGCCCTGGCCGGTGTCGCAGCCGATGCGCCGCAGGCGGGTCGCCTGGCCCGCCGTCTCCACGCACTCGGCGGTGACGGTCAGACCGAGCCGGTGCGCGAGCTGGATCATCGCCTCGACGACGACCTCGTCGGCGGGGTTGGGCGGCGCGCCGGCGCCGTTCCCGCCCTCGTGGTCCCCGCTCTCGTACTGGAAGCCGCGCACGAACGACCCGTCGAGCTTCAGTACCGAGACCGGCAGCCGGCTCAGGTAGGCGAGGTTCGAGTAACCGGTGCCGAAGTCGTCGATGGCGATGCCCACGCCCATGTCGCTGAGCGCCTGCAGGGCCTGCAGCGGCCGGCCCGCGGAGCCCATCACGGCGGACTCGGTGAGCTCCAGCTGGAGCAGGTGCGGGGCGAGCCCGGTCTCCGCGAGGATCGCCGCCACGTCGGACACCAGGTCGGAGTCCCAGACCTGCCGCACCGCGACGTTCACGCTGACGAAGATCGGCTCGGCGTCCGGGTGGTCGAGCTGCCAGCGGCGGGCCTGCCGGCAGGCGGTGGCCAGCACCCAGCGGCCCAGCTGCACGATCGAGCCGTCCTCCTCGGCCAGTCCGATGAACCGATTCGGCGTCAGTGTGCCGAACTGAGGATGGTTCCATCGCACCAGCGCCTCGACGCCGCGCACGACGCCGTCCTCCATGCACACCAGCGGCTGGTACTCCAGGGCGAACTCCCCGCGTTCGACGGCGGGACGCAGCGTGGAGGAGAGCGCCTGGCGGGTCATGCGGTGGGCGTTGCGCTCCGGGTCGAAGAGCGTCCAGCGGGCCTTCCCGTCGGCCTTCGCCCAGTACAGCGTCGTGTCGGCGGCCTGCATCAGCCCGGTCGCGGTGGTGCCGGCCGCGTGCCGTTCGACGACGCCGATCGAGGCCGACACCGACAGCCGCTGCCCGGAGAGGTCGAAGGGCACCTGCAGTGACTTCAGTACGGAATCGGCCAGGTCCGCGAGCTGTTCCGTACCCGTCGAGTCCTCGACCAGCAGGGCGAACTCGTCGCCGCCGAGCCGGGCGACCAGCGGGGTGGCCGTTCTCGCGTAGCCGGCCTCGTTCGCGCAGCGGGTCAGCCGCTCGGCGACGGCCGCCAGCAGCCGGTCGCCGACGCGGTGGCCGAGCGTGTCGTTGACCGCCTTGAATCCGTCCAGGTCCAGGTAGCACAGCCCGATCCGGCCGGTGCCGGACTCCTCGTACGCCTCGGCCTCCAGGGCGGCCGAGAGCCGCTCGAAGAACAGGGTGCGGTTGGGCAGCCGGGTCACCGGGTCGTGCATCTGCAGATGCCGCAGCCGGGCCTGCAGTTCCCGGCGGGCGCTGATGTCGGAGACCGAGATCAGCACGGCCCGCTCCTCCTCGGGCAGCGGACTGACCGTCACCTGCGCCCAGAGCGAGTGGCCGTCGGGATGCTTGAGGCGCCGGGTGCAGCGCAGCCGGGCCTGCCGGCCGCGGAGCACCTCGCGGTACGCGTGCCAGGTACGGGCGTCCGAGGCGAGGTCCACCAGGTCGGCGGCGATCCGGCCGGTGAGCCCGGCCCCGTCGGAGCCCGTGCCGAGCAGGGCGGCCAGCGTGTCGTTGGCCGTGACGACCCGGCCCTCGCGGTCCACGACGGCCATCGCGAGGGGGGCGGCGGCGAAAGTGGCTCGAAACGTACGGGCGTCGACGCCCGTACCGGTCCCGGACACGCCCTCGGGGTGCGCGGGGAGCCCGTTCGGGGCGGCGGCCGACAGTCTCGCCGGAAGTCCGGCGGCCAGACCGACCGGGAACTCCGACGAGAGACCGACCGGAAGTCCGGCCGAGAGGCCGGCCGGGGTGTCGATCAAGGGGTCCACCAGGGGGTCTACCAGGGGCTCGACCCGTCGAGCCCGGTCCTCATGAATAGGGGTCCCGGCACGAGGAGAGGTCGCGACATGACTCTCTGTGACGGCTGACCGAACGAGGTCTGCCGTGGGCGCCGGTCCATCGGACGTTCCGCTCACCGTTCGCTCCCGCTGTGCACTCGTTCGTCGTACAGGTCTCGTCGAGGGTCGGCCGGTGGTGAACGGCCGCTCCAGCCGTGTCCGCGCAGGAAAGTGTGCCGATCATAGAGGCTGGCCGTTGGGCCTTCCAGCTACCGTCCAGTGTCCCGGAAGGGCACCCCTTTCTGACAGATCGTTTCTGCCCGCACCTGGACAGGTTCCTTCATCGGCCGATCACTTGTGACGTTCCGTGAGTGCTCGGGGTGTCGGCGTGTCCTGGCGCCCCCCTGGTGCTCCCCGATGTTCTCGGTCGGGTGTCGGCCCTCTCACTCCTTTGGATCAGATAAACAGGGCGTAGGTTATCAAACCGGCACAGGCTGGCTGCGGTATCCCGAATTCCGCATCCGGAGGTCGACGTGCCGCGTCTGCTCCCCCTCAAGGGGCTCACCCGTGGCGGGGGCCGGCCCCGTTGGTACGGGCACGGTTCGCGTGGGCAGGGGTGGCGTGGTCCCGCGGCCGTGTTCACCTCCATGACGGCCCTCGCCGCCACCTCGCTGGCGGCCCCCTCGGCCGCCGTACCGCTCTCGATGTCGTGCGCCCTGAAACGGACCGAGGCCCACCACTCCGAGGGCGTGGACACCTGGAACGCCGCCTATCCGCGGCCCGCCCGCCGCCTGGACGCGGTGATGGTCTTCCTCTCCTTCCCGGACGCCACGCCGCTGACCAGGCCCGACGAGCTGACGGCCGACTACTTCCCGGCCACCAGCCGCTTCTTCGAACAGGCCTCGTACGGGAAGTTCCGGCTGCGTCCGCACCCGCTCCGCGAGTGGATCCGGATGCCGCGTGCCTCGACCGCGTACGCCATACAGCGCGACTGGAACGCGGCGGCGCGCTCCGCGTATCTGCGGGACGCCCTCGCGGCGGCGGACAGTCAGGTCGACTTCTCCCGCTACGACGTCGTCTACTTCGTCGCCGATCCCGACGCTCCCGGGGTCGACTCGGACGCCACGAAGGTGGTGAACATGGACGTGCCGCTGCGGGCCGACGGCACGGACATCCGCCGGATCGTCACGGTGTTCGAGAAACATCCGCCGGACCGGCTGGTCCTGGCCCACGAGACCGGTCACGTCTTCGATCTGCCGGACCTCTACCACCGGCCCGTCGACGGCAAGGGCGACTGGGACACGTACGTCGGCGACTGGGACCTCATGGGCAGCCAGTTCGGCCTCGCTCCCGACCTCTTCGGCTGGCACAAATGGAAACTCGGGTGGCTGGAACCGCGTCAGGTGGCGTGTG is a genomic window of Streptomyces sp. NBC_00414 containing:
- a CDS encoding LLM class flavin-dependent oxidoreductase — protein: MAAPDQTSTETGDTGDIRGEAQGTAPVPLSVLDLVTVGAGHTATEALRTGVELSRLAESRGFHRYWVAEHHSMPGVASSSPAVILAHLAAHTTRIRLGSGGVMLPNHAPLVIAEQFGTLEALAPGRVDLGLGRAPGTDGATAAALRRSDRLNEGADDFPQQLAELTRFLDDDFPDGHPYARIHAVPGPVQATSPGGVQSPHRPPVWLLGSSGFSARLAGTLGLPFAFAHHFSAQNTVPALDLYRESFRPSDVLDEPYALIGVSALATDDEKEARRQIMAAALNMVRLRTGRPGLVPTPEEAEAYAFSPMEREFVDSWNANVVHGTADEVRSGLDDLQKRTGADELMLTANAHSSAVRLRSYELIADAYGLPRASQA
- a CDS encoding putative bifunctional diguanylate cyclase/phosphodiesterase — translated: MIDTPAGLSAGLPVGLSSEFPVGLAAGLPARLSAAAPNGLPAHPEGVSGTGTGVDARTFRATFAAAPLAMAVVDREGRVVTANDTLAALLGTGSDGAGLTGRIAADLVDLASDARTWHAYREVLRGRQARLRCTRRLKHPDGHSLWAQVTVSPLPEEERAVLISVSDISARRELQARLRHLQMHDPVTRLPNRTLFFERLSAALEAEAYEESGTGRIGLCYLDLDGFKAVNDTLGHRVGDRLLAAVAERLTRCANEAGYARTATPLVARLGGDEFALLVEDSTGTEQLADLADSVLKSLQVPFDLSGQRLSVSASIGVVERHAAGTTATGLMQAADTTLYWAKADGKARWTLFDPERNAHRMTRQALSSTLRPAVERGEFALEYQPLVCMEDGVVRGVEALVRWNHPQFGTLTPNRFIGLAEEDGSIVQLGRWVLATACRQARRWQLDHPDAEPIFVSVNVAVRQVWDSDLVSDVAAILAETGLAPHLLQLELTESAVMGSAGRPLQALQALSDMGVGIAIDDFGTGYSNLAYLSRLPVSVLKLDGSFVRGFQYESGDHEGGNGAGAPPNPADEVVVEAMIQLAHRLGLTVTAECVETAGQATRLRRIGCDTGQGWLYSRPVAPDRISALLTTAALPRASQA
- a CDS encoding M6 family metalloprotease domain-containing protein, with protein sequence MPRLLPLKGLTRGGGRPRWYGHGSRGQGWRGPAAVFTSMTALAATSLAAPSAAVPLSMSCALKRTEAHHSEGVDTWNAAYPRPARRLDAVMVFLSFPDATPLTRPDELTADYFPATSRFFEQASYGKFRLRPHPLREWIRMPRASTAYAIQRDWNAAARSAYLRDALAAADSQVDFSRYDVVYFVADPDAPGVDSDATKVVNMDVPLRADGTDIRRIVTVFEKHPPDRLVLAHETGHVFDLPDLYHRPVDGKGDWDTYVGDWDLMGSQFGLAPDLFGWHKWKLGWLEPRQVACVRGAGGRGTRLTLEPLAAGPPGVAAAAGATDGLAADGRAAGGIAAGAEAAGVPGAGPGWAGFGTAGGTKLAVVRTARDSVIAFEVRGPAGNDEAACSQGVLVYRVRGGAESGRGPIEVVDAHPGSETCWDDSVYAPLADAPVGLGESFTVPGEDVRVEVEDRRASGAWTVTITQG